One window of Arvicola amphibius chromosome 6, mArvAmp1.2, whole genome shotgun sequence genomic DNA carries:
- the Akr1a1 gene encoding aldo-keto reductase family 1 member A1 isoform X1 — translation MARTGEMMASCVLLHTGQKMPLIGLGTWKSEPGQVKAAIKHALSVGYRHIDCAAVYGNETEIGEALKENVGPGKAVPREELFVTSKLWNTKHHPEDVEAALRKTLADLQLEYLDLYLMHWPYAFERGDNPFPKNADGTIRYDSIHYKDTWKGLEALVAKGLVKALGLSNFNSRQIDDILSVASVRPAVLQVECHPYLAQNELIAHCQARGLEVTAYSPLGSSDRAWHHPNEPVLLEDPVVLALAEKHGRSPAQILLRWQVQRKVVCVPKSVTPSRILQNIQVFDFTFSPEEMKQLDALNKNWRYIVPMITVDGKMVPRDAGHPLYPFNDPY, via the exons GAGATGATGGCTTCCTGTGTCCTCCTGCACACTGGACAGAAGATGCCTCTGATTGGTCTGGGGACATGGAAGAGTGAGCCTGGCCAG GTGAAAGCAGCCATCAAGCATGCCCTTAGTGTAGGCTACCGCCATATTGATTGTGCTGCTGTCTATGGCAACGAGACTGAGATTGGGGAGGCCCTGAAGGAGAATGTGGGACCAGGCAAG GCAGTGCCTCGAGAAGAGCTGTTTGTGACATCTAAGCTGTGGAACACTAAGCACCACCCTGAGGATGTAGAAGCTGCCCTCCGGAAGACACTGGCTGACCTCCAGTTGGAGTATCTGGACCTCTATTTGATGCATTGGCCTTACGCCTTTGA GCGGGGAGACAATCCCTTTCCCAAGAATGCCGATGGGACCATTCGATATGACTCTATCCACTATAAAGACACCTGGAAGGGTCTCGAGGCACTGGTGGCAAAGGGGCTGGTGAAAGCACTGGGCTTGTCCAACTTCAACAGTCGGCAGATTGATGATATCCTCAGTGTGGCATCTGTGCGCCCAGCTGTCTTGCAG GTGGAATGCCATCCATACCTGGCCCAAAATGAGCTCATTGCCCACTGTCAAGCACGAGGCTTGGAGGTGACTGCTTATAGCCCCTTGGGATCCTCTGATCGTGCTTGGCACCATCCCAACGAGCCAGTCCTGCTTGAGGATCCAGTGGTCTTGGCACTTGCTGAAAAACATGGCCGATCTCCAGCTCAGATCTTGCTCAG ATGGCAGGTTCAGCGGAAAGTAGTCTGCGTCCCCAAAAGCGTCACTCCTTCGCGTATCCTTCAGAACATTCAG GTGTTTGATTTCACCTTTAGCCCCGAGGAGATGAAGCAATTAGATGCTCTGAACAAAAATTGGCGGTATATTGTGCCCATGATTACG
- the Akr1a1 gene encoding aldo-keto reductase family 1 member A1 isoform X2: MMASCVLLHTGQKMPLIGLGTWKSEPGQVKAAIKHALSVGYRHIDCAAVYGNETEIGEALKENVGPGKAVPREELFVTSKLWNTKHHPEDVEAALRKTLADLQLEYLDLYLMHWPYAFERGDNPFPKNADGTIRYDSIHYKDTWKGLEALVAKGLVKALGLSNFNSRQIDDILSVASVRPAVLQVECHPYLAQNELIAHCQARGLEVTAYSPLGSSDRAWHHPNEPVLLEDPVVLALAEKHGRSPAQILLRWQVQRKVVCVPKSVTPSRILQNIQVFDFTFSPEEMKQLDALNKNWRYIVPMITVDGKMVPRDAGHPLYPFNDPY, translated from the exons ATGATGGCTTCCTGTGTCCTCCTGCACACTGGACAGAAGATGCCTCTGATTGGTCTGGGGACATGGAAGAGTGAGCCTGGCCAG GTGAAAGCAGCCATCAAGCATGCCCTTAGTGTAGGCTACCGCCATATTGATTGTGCTGCTGTCTATGGCAACGAGACTGAGATTGGGGAGGCCCTGAAGGAGAATGTGGGACCAGGCAAG GCAGTGCCTCGAGAAGAGCTGTTTGTGACATCTAAGCTGTGGAACACTAAGCACCACCCTGAGGATGTAGAAGCTGCCCTCCGGAAGACACTGGCTGACCTCCAGTTGGAGTATCTGGACCTCTATTTGATGCATTGGCCTTACGCCTTTGA GCGGGGAGACAATCCCTTTCCCAAGAATGCCGATGGGACCATTCGATATGACTCTATCCACTATAAAGACACCTGGAAGGGTCTCGAGGCACTGGTGGCAAAGGGGCTGGTGAAAGCACTGGGCTTGTCCAACTTCAACAGTCGGCAGATTGATGATATCCTCAGTGTGGCATCTGTGCGCCCAGCTGTCTTGCAG GTGGAATGCCATCCATACCTGGCCCAAAATGAGCTCATTGCCCACTGTCAAGCACGAGGCTTGGAGGTGACTGCTTATAGCCCCTTGGGATCCTCTGATCGTGCTTGGCACCATCCCAACGAGCCAGTCCTGCTTGAGGATCCAGTGGTCTTGGCACTTGCTGAAAAACATGGCCGATCTCCAGCTCAGATCTTGCTCAG ATGGCAGGTTCAGCGGAAAGTAGTCTGCGTCCCCAAAAGCGTCACTCCTTCGCGTATCCTTCAGAACATTCAG GTGTTTGATTTCACCTTTAGCCCCGAGGAGATGAAGCAATTAGATGCTCTGAACAAAAATTGGCGGTATATTGTGCCCATGATTACG